The sequence CATGTCCTGGACATGGTgatggctggctggcagagagcagagttACAGTTTGCTCCTATGAAGGTTTCATTTGTTCAGGTTCTTGGGGTAGACCCAGTAACTGAAATCTCTTCAGCcttcatggagctgctgccttcccttcccccaccaaAATTTTGTTTAGTGGCTTATCGAAGCATTATTCATGCAGTCCTGGGAGCTGGGACAAAGGCAGCTGCTCCCCTGTTGTTTTGCTAATTGAAGTTTAATTCTGTCTGTTGTTCTCTGCTGCCTGACAGTTTTTTTCTGAAACGAACTGAGCCCATTTTGTCCTCCCCACTGACAGGAGCTGATATGGATGTGTGCCTTACAAGCTATGGTCACTGTAACTATGTGTCTGGCAAACACGCCTGCATATTCTATGATGAGGTGAGTGCCTGAGGGATTaggcttttattatttttatgatTTGGCATGCATGGCGGTGGGAGCTGGAGATGGAGGCAGCAGGTTGTCTTTTGTGTGGTGCTGCGTTGTGGACTACAAAGTAAGAGCCAGGGCTCTGAATGGTTTCACTCCAGTGAAGTCTGCGTCAGCGTTTTCTGTCAGAGCCTTTTCTGaagcacagagctctgccagcatgATTTCTCTGAGCTAACTGCTGGTGGACAAAGACTGACCAAAACTAAGCACTGTCACTGCTGGTGTCTGGGGAAAGAATAAGTCATAGAAATGGCTCAATACCTTTTGATCCAGCTGCGTTGCTAACAGAAACTAAACTTCATGCATGGACATCAAACCTCAGCTGGAACAAACCAGGGAACTGCTCCAAGTCTCTTGCGTttaggggtggtggtggtggtgcaaaGTGTTCATGCCATCGGCAGTACTCTGTATAAATGATTCAGTTGACTCTAATTTCTGTTAAGCTCACCATAAACCAAGGTCTGCAGTTGCTCCTTAACTACAGCCAAGAGATTAGTTTGTTCTTGAAGTAAATCGACTGGTGTGTCTGCCAATAAAAGCACCACTGGAGATGTCTCTTAGCGTGGAAAAAGTCTTTGAAGGAAGATAAAGTCTTTTATATCCCCATTTGTCAACCAGCTACTGAGTAGGATCCAGGATTAACCCACAGCTGGCTTTAGCCATTCCTCCAGTGCACTACAAGCGACAGAACATGCTTGGTAATGGGATCCAGACCTTAAATCTGTGTTGAAGCATCTCACAAGGGTCAATCCTAAATCAGGCTCTAGGCACTGAACCTCTTCCATACTCCAGAAGGACTCCCATGGCTGTGTTCAATTTAGAGGGAAAGTTCCCTCACTTCAGCTCTTTCTGCTTCTGGCCATTGGCAGCTCATGTGTGGCTTTGGTCTCTGCAGTCCAGCAGGTTACTTGAAAACTTACTCCCCTGTGCAAGGAGAGCTTTTGTAACTTGATTAAAGCGCTGTGGTCCCTGGGGGACAAGGTCCTCAGCCTTCACATAATTCGTGTGATCTGCGCTGAAATTTCCTCCACTCTGTCAACATCCTCCACAAAGCCCAGCTGAGCGTGACACTGCTTGTGTAACGCTGCCTGTCACAGTAACATCTACTGGCATCTCAGCGGCTGCAGAGGGTCTGTAAATCCCAGATTGTCTGGTTTGCAGCTGCTGCATCACACTAGCATCCCTCTTGCCATCTTGTGTCACATCTCTTCCCTGCTAGGCACAGGTCTTGGGCCAAGTTAGCATCTAGTGCCTGTTAAAATGGTGTGCTGGCTTTGTGAGAGTCTCCTTGAATCCTCATTTCCAAAAGATCTGTCAGTCCAAGTCCAGTAGCAGGTAAATCCCCCTTCTCAAAGCTGCTTTTGTCCTCATTCCCTGCTGGGATGCAGCTTCTGCTGGAAAGCTGGCTATTCAGTGAGCCATGCATGAGAGTTGGGTTGGTAGACTCTGAGCTGGAGGGTATTTAAGTGCTCTTATTTAACCATCAACAGCAGCGGGGAGAGAGGGTTTGTGTTTCAGTGCTCCAAAGAGGTGTATGGGCAGATGCCCTTCTGACTTACTTCTCagttccctcctcttccctgttTTTCAGAATACGAAACATTATGAGCTGTTGAACTACAGTGAGCATGGGACAACTGTGGACAACGTTCTGTATTCGTGCGACTTCTCGGAGAAGATGACGCCCACTCCTCCCAGCAGTATTGTTGCCAAAGTGCAGAGTGTGATAAGTGAGTGCTGAAACACCACAGGGAGCTCTTGGGGAGAGGGACAGAAGCGGGTGCAAATCAATTCCTTCATGGTGCTCATTGTTCTGCAGGGGCTGGTGCACTTCTTACAGAAGGAGAGCTTCTCCCCAGGCCTGGGGAGTGCCTCAGTCCACAGAGTACTCCAATGCTAACCGTGCTTCTGCCTCCAGTAATGGAGTTAACCCACCTCTGGGTCCCTGGCTGATGAACTCTGTTTCAGAGCTGGAGCAAGGGGCTTCCCACACACATCCTCCCCTCAAAGGCAGCAAGCAGGGGATCTGGGCTGTGCCACAGGCGTCCCATTCCCATGTGGCTTACTCCTGCTCTCCACTGGATCAGCCTCTGCTTCTTTTGACTGCCAAAATAGCTGTGTAAatgcctctgcctctccagggatgtggggaAATGCCAGCTTTCCTTTTACCAGCCTTCTAACTGGAGGCTCTTACCCCTGAGGCACCTCAGCAGTAGCTCCTGTTGATGAatacaagctgctgctggcctgaaTCTTACACATTgggttcttccttctttttcagaACGAcataaaagcagaaaacaagaaGAGGAGCTGCATGAAGAAGCCTCTGTGATGAATTCGCAGGCACAAGGGCAGCATCGGAAACCCTGTAactgcaaagccagcagctccagcttaaTAGGGGGCAGCGGggctggctgggaggggacagccctgctccaccacGGCAGTTACATCaagctgggctgcctgcagttTGTGTTCAGCATTACTGAATTTGCGACCAAACAGCCCAAGGGGGACACTGCCTTAGTACAAGACATGGACTTGGAAGAGAAGCTTTCTCTGAAACCCCACCAGGTGCCCGTGCTGCGGTCCAACTCGGTTCCTTAGGAATTTTAGGAAGAGAGCTTTtgaagtaaggaaaaaaaaaaaaaattaacaaaattaaaaaaaaaaaaaaaaaaaacaaaccacacaaaacaaaacacaaacaaaaaacccaaccaacacaaGGCCCTCAGACTCTTGCAATGCAAAACTGTACAAACAGAGGTGGGATTTTTCTGTGTCGGCCCAGAGACTGTTCACACGCCGTTTGCATGAAATGAAGAACGTTtaactttttttaatttttcttttttgctcaAGTTTTAGGGGCATTTGCACATATATTTGTACTatacatttcattttaaaaggaaaactgCAGCGAGAGCAGGACGCGTCAGAGCGAGGGGGGCGACCGCTGCCTGACTCGAGGACTCTCCCTGACAGATAGTTCCCATGCAGTTGTAAAATAATCAGAAACTTGTTCTATTTTGTGCCAGTGACAATAGTTTTATATTAAAAGAGAAATACAGTTTTCATACAGCAAATCTATACAATATCATTGTTTTATTTAATGTAAAGAAGCGCTCTTCTTCCcacagttttggtttgttttgttttcttttcctcccatccctccctgctATGGTTGCACTACAAGTAGCTACTGTGTATTATGGGCAGTGAGAAACGAGTTCTTTTCCTGGTGTCCATcctatttttatttcaaataagGAAAAGTGTTGGATTCTGTGTAAATACATCAGTGATGGCATTTTTTTCAATGTTTTAAAGCTGTGTACAGTGCTACATGTGGTATGACGTTCCTCAAATTGTCTATTGTAGCAGATCGTTTGTCGTAACctgtctgtctctcttttgTTTATAAGCCACCTCCCCCCCGCAGCAGAACAGCTAGTTCCACTGTACATAGTAATTGTAACGTTTTAGACTTTACAGAAACTTTCCTGTATTctgtatataaaaaaaaaaaaaaatacttcacaTTCTGTTTTCTGATTGTCTGTCTTCACTCTTGTCACCACAACCTGGAGCTTCCCTGGCATGTCTGACCACAGAGGAGGAGCCTAAGCTGTGGGATGGTGTCCTGCAGGGGAATGGGGGATGATGCTGGTGGCTTGGGGTGGGGActaatggaatcatagaagagTGGGGGGtggaagatcatctaatccagctcccctgcactgggcagggacatcttcagaatcatttaggttggaagactTCTACTATGATTGCGTCCAACCATGAGATTTAACACTGCCACGTCCACCATTGTCCTATCGCCCTTAGTGCCTCATCTATGTGGCTTTTatatctctccagggatgggttccccaccacttccctaggcagcctgttccagagatTCACAGCCTTTTGGGGGAAGACATTTTCCTAATGTCAAACCTAAATCTCCCTTAGTGGAGCTTGAGGCTGTCTCCTCTCCTGttgcttgttacctgggagaacatagcaaaccccacctggctccaaccttctttcaggaagttgtagagagcaaggaggtctcccccgagcctctttttctctaggctaaacccCCCAGTTGTTtagagctgttctccagacccttgtcagctttgtcacccttctctgaaactgctgcagcaccttgctGACCTTGGAGTGAGGGGGCCCAAACAAAGCAGTGTTCGATCTGATCCAACCTTGGCCGTTTCTCGGGATGGCATCTACCATGTCTCTGGGGTGGGGGCTCGGTACTGGACATGGTCTTGTCACCTGTCGGTGCTGAGGGTTTGCCGCGAAGCAGGCAGGTTTGAAGGAGGAGGTTGCCCTGAACCGCTCCTCGTCCTCTCCCGGTCTCTCTGCTCCGCCCCGGGGCCGTGAATTCCCCTTGCTCGTAGACAAAGGCCGGTGCCGCCTGCTCCGTGCCGATAACCCCGCGCTGCGGTTGCGAAAGCCGCGGCGCAGCCCCTTTGCCCCGGTCCCTCCTCCTACCTCGGGGAGGCGGAAGGCGGGGCGGGGCCCGGCGGTAGTGCCGGTACCTGCGGCGGGATGGCGTGGGCGCTGCTGGGCTTCGGGCTGTTCCTGGCCCTCTACACGCTGCTCCGCCACGGGCTGCGCCGGACGCCGCCGCCCCGAGCGCGCCCCGCGCTCCACGGCCGCACCGCCATCGTCACCGGTGAGCGCCGGGCACCGAGAGCAGCGGCTCCGGTACTGTACGGTACGGCCCGGGCCCCGCGCTCACCGCTCTGCTTCGCTCTACAGGGGGAAGCGGCGGCATCGGGGCGGCCACGGCGCTGGAGCTGGCCCGGTGCGGGGCCCGCGTCATCCTGGCGACCCGCAGCGCCCTGCGGGGGGAGGCCGCTGCCTGCCGCATCCGAACGGTGAGCGCCGGGGCACCCCCAGAGGACACCCTCGAGAGGTACTCCCGGCACCCTCGGGGgaccctcagcaccttcccGGGCACCCGCCTGGGACATGCCTATATACATCACATGAGCACCCCCATGGATATCCCCATGGCACCTTCCCTCCGGCACCCCATGGGTACTTCTGAGACACTCCCATGAGACATCCCTGGACATCACATAGCCACCCTCAGGAGACCCCCCAGGACAACCCTGGGCACCCTCAGAGGACATCTGAGAGGCAAGGGCACCCTACAGCATAGGGGCTGCatgggcacccccagcccaggtgcaggacaccCCCATCCACCCCTAACACAGTGCAACCCTGGAGCATCctgcagcctcattgccctggGTCGGATCCAGCCCCTAGAGGATCACCCTGTCTCTGGCTGGACCCAGCCCCAACCCTGAGCAGGGTGCCCCCTACCACGGGCTCTACCCCATGCTGTGTTGTTCCCTGCAGGAGACAGGGAACCCAGAGGTGCAGTTCATGCAGCTggacctgtccagcctgaaaTCAGTGCGAGCGTTTGCCAGCACCTTTCTGCGCCAGGAGCCCCATCTGCACCTCCTCATCAACAATGCAGGTGAGCCCTGGCATACCCCCAACCCAGTCCCCTTGCCTTACACTCCTGGAGCACCCACCATGGACTGCCATTATCTCCTTTGCAGGGGTGAGTGCTGGGGGTATGACAGAGGATGGCTTCAGCCTGCCCTTCCAGGTCAACCACCTGGGCCATTTCCTgctcacccagctgctgctggagcggctgcagagctgtgcacccaGTCGCATCGTCATCGTCGCCTCCAGCGCCCACTGTGCCGGCCGCCTGCGCCTCGGCGCTCTGGGCCACccacctcctgggctgtggTCCACCTTCCAGGACTACTGTGACAGCAAACTGGCCAATGTACTGCACGCCCGTGAGTTAGCCACCCGCCTGCAGGGCACCCAGGTGACATGCTATGCTGTGCACCCAGGTAGGGACCTGCaactggggacagcagggcggtgtgaggtgtcctttgCATGAGGTGTCTCTTCGTGTGGGATGCCCTCTTCATGGGATGCTTTGCAGGGAGCAGTTCCCTTTGCACAGGGAGTTGCTACAAATACAGCATCCCCTCGCGTGGAGCAGCCTTTGCTTGGCAGCTACCTTTGTGTGAAGCAGCCCTTTGTACAGTGTCCCTTTGCATGGAGCGTCCCTTTGCATCTCTAATAACCGAGATGCACTAACTCCATCATTGGTGCATATGCTGCATACTGTGATGTTtaataggctgcccagaatgGGGGttgattcaccatccctggaggtgtttaaaagacacacagatgtgctaaggaacatggtttagtaccagacttggtagttagataatggttagactcaatgaccttaaaggtcttttccaaccaaaacaattctacaattctatggtGCAGTCTTTGCACAATGTCCCTTTGCACAATGCACTTTTTGCACAGTGCACCCATGGCATGAAATGTGCCTTTGCACAGTGTGTCCCTGTGCACCATCATCCTTTTTCTATCCTTTTTCctggatggaatggaatagaatagaatagaatagaatagaatagaatagaatagaatagaatagaatagaatagaatagaataggaattaaccatgttggaaaagacctttgagatcatcaagtccaacctatcatccaacactatctaatcaactaaaccatagcccccatccagtctctgaattctattctattctattctattgggcTGTGACATGGTGACTTCCCTTCACTGCAGGGTTCGTCAACACGGAGCTGTTCCGTCATGCGCCGCTCTGGTTGAAGCCGTTCCTTATCCCACTGGCCTGGCTCTTCTTCTGTGATGCAGCCGAGGGTGCCAGGACCTCCCTGCACTGTGCCATGTATGAGGGCCTTGAGTGCTTCAGTGGACGATACTTCACTGACTGTCACCTACAGGAGCCGTGGCCACCAGCCCGTGACGACCGGCTGGCCCTGGCACTCTGGGAAGCCAGCGAGAGGCTGGTGGGACTGAGGGAGCCTGCAGGGAGCCCTTCACCAGACCCTGCAGCTGTTGTACAATAAAAGTGAtggtggggaaagggagggagccGCCATCAGCTCTTGTGCCAGGTTGGTGCGAAATGGGAGGTGTTTGAGGATGGCCACAATGAGGATGACACAGccctgagaggcagcagccatgTTTGTGGGGTGGGCTGGACTTTGGATGGCTGTGGTACCACGTGGGGTGTCCCTCTTGCAATGGGTGTATGTATACCCTTGTACAGTGCAGTGCATGGGTCCTGGCACATGCACACGTGTGCACGAGACACACAATATACCTCGCCTTACAtgtgcagcaaagctgctgcactgcttagAGAGACACACACATGCTGCAGTGCAGTATTCCTGCCTTGCacactgctgcagacagcagtgcaCACAGCACGTCCCTTGCACGCTCTCCCCCTTGCACACTCCTGCACAATGCAGTGCACAGAGTCTCCCTTGCACACTGCAGTACACACCCcaaccctgcacagccctgcagactcTGCAGTGCACACACAACCCCCTTCTCTTGCACACCCGTGCACGCCTCAGTGCACACTCGGCCCCTTCGGTCGCCGCAGTGCGCATGCGCGCGCCCCATGTTACCGCGCGCGCTGACACGCGGCACCCAACATGGCGGCAGCGCGGGGGGGGATGCTCGGCCCCACCCCCGGAGTGTGTCCGGGCGCGGCGCGGCACTGACCTTCTCAAAATGGCTGCCCCAAGAGGTCGGCCCCGAAACGTTGCGCCGCTCCGGGGCGGGACTGCTCGGCGCGAGGGGTTGTGGGAACGAGGCGGTGTCGGTGGCGGTTGTGGGGCGGGGGCTCTGGGCACCATGGGGAACTGCCACACGGTGGGGCCCAACGAGGCGCTGGTGGTGTCAGGTACGGCACGAGCCTCGCAGGGGCTTGTAGGGAGCCTGGGGATCACGTCACGGGGGATGAGGGCTCGGggagcttgggggggggggagcctTCATGGCTGCAGAGAAGCCTGAGTGAATCCTGTCAGGGGGAGACCCTGAAGGAGTTACTGGGGTGTCTCTGCAGTAGGGTCTAGGAGGAGGCCCTGGTGGGCATTGGTGGGTCCTGGATGTGAAGGAACTCCCAGGGGCAGTCGTGAGGGCACCCTGGGGGAATTACAGTGGTGTCTGTATAATGAGGTCTGCTTGGAGCAAGCCCCAGGGGGAGCTGAGGAAGTCCTGTCTGTGAGAGAGCTCTCAGGGCTCTGAGGGATCACTGTCGTGGGATCTGCTGCTGGATGGAGAGTGTCGCTGTGCTGAGGAGGCATGGGACACAGACCCTGCGATTGGAAGGTGGGGCTGGGTGGCCCTCTAGGGGATGTGTCTCTTACAGAGGGGTTCTGGGATACTCGGGAGGGTCCCTCCCTATGGGGAGAccctgggaggtgggggggaatgTGGGGGCCATCCCTGGGAGGGAGTGTGGGATCTGAGGGGTGTGTTTGGggatgcctgctgcagggtgcccTGTGATTTGGGGAAGTTCTTCCAAAGGAGCACTAGGATGGGGGGAAGCCCTTCCTTGAGGCGGCACTGAGGGGGTCCCTGTCATGGGGTGACCTTGCAACATTGTTTGAGGGGTGTCCTGCGTGGGTAGGCAGTTGTCTCTGTCAAGTGGATGACCTGGGGTGGgaacagctgcctgctccctggggctctgggATGGGATCCCTGCAGCTAACAGCTGTGGGCCAGGTCGGTGTGCCAGTGGCACGCTccggtgctgctgctttcaggtgATGTCAGGCAGTGGCACTGTCAAGGCTGTTTGGCTCTGGTTCACTGCCAACAGCCCTAGGCTTAGAATACCAAGAAGCAATCCTGTTCCTGAGGGGACAAGTtggggaaggggagctgggCGTAAGTAACAGGATGTGGCAGAGACGGCAGCTCAGGACAGGGCACCATAGGCCTGTCCCTGGAGTGTCCTTATCTGtcatgtcctgctgctgcttcattaaCTAGTACCTGCCTTACCAGTGGTGCTGACACTGGGTGCAGTTAATGCCCACCAAAGTTTTCTTTTCAGGTGAGCTGGTTGCTTTTGGGTTAAATAAACCAGCAGTGAAATCCCCTGTAGCTGATTCAACCTGTAGCTGCTCCAAGATTCTGCTGAAGCTCCAGGCTGCACTTTGGCACAGACCAGGCTGCATGCAGACAGACCGTAATTACCAGCAAGTGATGTAACAACTTGCCGTAAGGGCTGGATACTCTGCTTGTGTGACAGGCTGGGGCCACATACAAGGTAATAGGTGCAGGTGTTTGTTGTTTCACGTGCCTTCAATCACCTTACATCCTTTCAGTAAGCACTGGGCTAGTTTggtggcactgtgatgctcagacCTAAATTCACCTGGAAGAGAATGTCAAGGCTGTGGTGCGAtcgcagctctgccctgcaagtAAAACTACGTTGTTACAGTTTTGGAACCAAAGCCTCCAGTGGGCCTCAGGCTTGTTTATGGCTGGTCTGTTATCAGTTCATCTCTCTGGGGTCATAGACCTATTACAGGAACCACTGAGGAGACGCCAGAAGCATGCTGCAATTTTGGAAACAAACCCatgtgctctggctgcagcttctAAGGAGGTGCAAAccacacccagcagctgcctggagcagcagtatTCCTTGCAGTTTTCCTGGCCTTCTGCATATCTCTGCAGTTGTCAGATGGGATCTAGAGCTGATGCTGTGTTCCCCTCTCTCAAAATCAGTGTCAGCTGGTGAAATGCCGTGTCCAGGCAGGAGGAATCGGGAAGCTATGCTTCAGGTCTGCCAGGATGCCCTTCAGCCTTAAATGCTTAATTTCTCTTCTGTTCAGCCCATGGCTTGCAGAATGAGCCAGCAGGAATTTGTGGTATCTGCTTGCAGTTCCAAGCTTTACACTTTCccacagctggaagcagcaagcCAAGGACACTCCTTGATGTACAGCTGTGTTCTGGAGTGCAAATCATGCCAGGCCCTGTGAGTCAGAGTTGGATTTGGTGTTGCCACCAGATGTGGCTTTTCTCTGCTGATGCCCAACGTGGTCTGCAAACACTCCTGAGAGGGTCATGTCTGCTGAAAGCACCCTCTGTGAGCTTCAGGGACAGCCCAAGAGGTTATGGGAACGCTGCagagctccactctgctgatgTGCAGAGTGAATGCCAGGGCATTAGAGGGAGGTGGCAGCTAACTACCAACTGTTGTAGATCCAGGAACTTGAACCATATCTCTTcaggaagaagcagagaagaTCTTGGGAGCCAGCATTTGTTTGTGTGATACTGGTTTGAATCTGGGGAGAGAGGGTGAAGGGAAGAATAAACCAACAGCAAACAATATGAAAAGCAGGCTTTTGGCTTGCAGTCATGCTATGGTTGGGTGAAACACTTCCCTTTGTGGGAAGGCTCCTCCAAATTAGGAAGCCACCCCTGCCTTGGGGGGTTGTTCTGAGAAGTGGTGTTCCTTCTTTTCGCTTTCTTGTGAGACACTTGGGTTCCTTCAGTGCTCAAGGAGCAGCTAGCCGTGCCTTGGGaacctctgtgtgtgcaggagctTTGTAGCCTTATCTGGGAAGCTCCTTCCCAAGCATGGGTCAGTGTTCTCACTGGCATCCTTCCCCTATTGAGCAACACCTATCTCCTTCTCAGAAACTGCATTCAGTTGGCCAACCTGTCTGTGAAATGTAGAGCCTAGGTGTTGTAAGAAGACAAAGTCCTACAGAGGTGGTGATGGTCCTTCTGGAGTGTGGGATTAACTTTGCTGGAGAGTAGTGGTGCTGGGAGCTTCTTGGTGAAGTTGGGTACAAGCTCTTGGTGAAGTTGGGTACAAGCTCTGAGGAGGCTTTGCCAGGTCCCTGACC is a genomic window of Dryobates pubescens isolate bDryPub1 chromosome 13, bDryPub1.pri, whole genome shotgun sequence containing:
- the DHRS13 gene encoding dehydrogenase/reductase SDR family member 13, which codes for MAWALLGFGLFLALYTLLRHGLRRTPPPRARPALHGRTAIVTGGSGGIGAATALELARCGARVILATRSALRGEAAACRIRTETGNPEVQFMQLDLSSLKSVRAFASTFLRQEPHLHLLINNAGVSAGGMTEDGFSLPFQVNHLGHFLLTQLLLERLQSCAPSRIVIVASSAHCAGRLRLGALGHPPPGLWSTFQDYCDSKLANVLHARELATRLQGTQVTCYAVHPGFVNTELFRHAPLWLKPFLIPLAWLFFCDAAEGARTSLHCAMYEGLECFSGRYFTDCHLQEPWPPARDDRLALALWEASERLVGLREPAGSPSPDPAAVVQ